From a region of the Crocosphaera sp. UHCC 0190 genome:
- the rpsE gene encoding 30S ribosomal protein S5 produces MAKSRKTSRAKAKETNWQERVIQIRRVSKVVKGGKKLSFRAIVVVGNENGQVGVGVGKAGDVIGAVRKGVADGKKQLIDVSLTKSSSITHLAKGISGGAKVIVRPAAPGTGVIAGGAVRTVLELAGIKNILAKQLGSNNPLNNARAVIDALEGLRTFSEVAEERGIPLEHLYT; encoded by the coding sequence ATGGCAAAAAGTCGTAAAACTAGCCGAGCGAAGGCAAAAGAAACAAACTGGCAAGAGCGAGTCATTCAAATTCGCCGTGTCAGCAAAGTGGTTAAAGGGGGTAAAAAATTAAGCTTCCGGGCCATTGTGGTTGTCGGTAATGAAAATGGCCAAGTTGGCGTTGGCGTTGGTAAGGCCGGAGATGTCATCGGGGCTGTCCGTAAAGGGGTCGCTGATGGAAAAAAACAACTAATTGATGTCTCTTTGACTAAATCGAGTTCTATTACTCACCTAGCCAAAGGCATTTCCGGTGGAGCTAAAGTCATTGTACGCCCTGCTGCGCCTGGTACTGGGGTAATTGCTGGGGGAGCCGTACGGACGGTTTTAGAATTGGCAGGGATTAAGAATATTCTGGCGAAACAACTGGGATCAAATAATCCTCTGAATAATGCCAGAGCCGTCATTGATGCCCTCGAAGGCCTGCGAACTTTTTCTGAAGTTGCTGAAGAAAGAGGGATTCCTTTAGAGCATCTTTATACATAA
- the rplO gene encoding 50S ribosomal protein L15, with protein sequence MRIHDITPKPGSTKRRRRIGRGISAGQGASGGFGMRGQKSRSGTGTKAGFEGGQMPLYRRVPKLKHFPLVNQKCYTIINVGKLNSLPSNSAVTLESLMKAGLITTNDGPLKILGDGELTVTLTVTAAAFTKSAKAKIESAGGKCQDLSTASE encoded by the coding sequence ATGAGAATTCATGACATTACCCCAAAACCTGGTTCCACTAAACGCCGTCGTCGCATTGGACGGGGTATTTCTGCGGGACAAGGGGCCAGCGGTGGGTTTGGAATGCGGGGACAAAAATCCCGTTCAGGTACAGGAACTAAAGCGGGATTTGAAGGGGGACAAATGCCCCTCTATCGCCGTGTTCCCAAATTAAAACATTTTCCCCTCGTTAATCAGAAGTGCTACACCATTATTAACGTTGGTAAATTGAATTCCTTGCCTTCTAACTCGGCAGTAACCTTAGAAAGTTTGATGAAGGCTGGATTAATTACCACTAATGATGGCCCCCTCAAAATCTTGGGAGACGGCGAGTTAACTGTTACTTTAACGGTTACAGCGGCGGCTTTTACTAAAAGTGCCAAAGCCAAAATTGAAAGTGCAGGGGGTAAATGTCAAGACTTGTCAACGGCTTCCGAGTAA
- the secY gene encoding preprotein translocase subunit SecY, with amino-acid sequence MVVSRDKTPTAQETFLQMAQAAGLRGRLLITIGLLILIRFGIFIPIPGIDRVKFVAAISNSPVLGFLDIFTGGGISTLGIFALGILPYINASIIMQLLTAAIPSLEDLQKNEGEAGRRKISQFTRYVALGWAIIQSTAITVGLLKQYALVDSFWFVPETVLALTAGSMFVMWVSELITERGIGNGASLLIFVNIVASLPRTLGQTIDYAQTGGRGAVAQVVILLLVFLIMIVGIVFVQEGTRRIPIISARRQVGRKLYRERTSYLPLRLNQGGVMPIIFASAVLILPQSLAGFFGNQGAVSQVLVQVANALRPGTWVYVGVYSLLILFFSYFYASLIVNPEDVSKNLKKMGASIPGIRPGEKTKEYLEGVLNRLTFLGAIFLSFVATVPTVVEGATGVTTFRGLGATSLLILVGVAIDTAKQIQTYVISQRYEGMIKQ; translated from the coding sequence ATGGTTGTCAGTCGAGATAAAACGCCTACAGCACAAGAGACATTCTTACAAATGGCTCAAGCAGCCGGTCTTCGGGGTCGGCTGTTAATTACCATTGGTTTATTAATTTTAATTCGCTTTGGTATTTTTATTCCCATTCCAGGTATTGATCGGGTCAAATTTGTGGCGGCGATTAGTAATAGTCCTGTGTTGGGATTTTTAGATATCTTTACTGGGGGTGGGATTTCTACCCTAGGGATTTTTGCTTTGGGCATTCTTCCCTATATTAATGCCTCCATTATTATGCAGTTGTTAACTGCAGCGATTCCTTCCCTGGAAGATTTACAGAAAAATGAAGGGGAAGCCGGACGGCGAAAAATTTCCCAATTTACCCGTTATGTTGCTTTGGGTTGGGCCATTATTCAAAGTACAGCCATTACCGTTGGTTTACTGAAACAATATGCCCTGGTGGATAGTTTTTGGTTTGTACCAGAAACCGTTCTCGCTTTAACGGCGGGTTCCATGTTTGTGATGTGGGTATCCGAGTTAATTACGGAACGGGGGATTGGGAATGGGGCTTCTTTATTGATTTTTGTCAATATTGTAGCGAGTTTACCCAGAACTTTAGGACAAACTATCGATTATGCCCAAACAGGGGGACGAGGAGCCGTCGCTCAAGTTGTTATCCTGTTACTGGTCTTTTTAATTATGATTGTGGGCATTGTCTTTGTTCAAGAAGGAACCAGACGTATCCCCATTATTTCAGCCCGTCGTCAGGTAGGGCGCAAACTCTATCGGGAAAGAACCAGTTATTTACCCCTAAGACTGAATCAAGGGGGGGTCATGCCTATTATTTTTGCCTCAGCGGTTTTGATTTTACCGCAATCCTTGGCAGGATTTTTTGGCAATCAAGGGGCAGTGAGTCAGGTTTTGGTACAAGTGGCCAATGCCTTGCGTCCGGGAACCTGGGTTTATGTTGGGGTATATTCCCTTTTAATTCTGTTTTTTAGCTACTTTTATGCTTCCCTGATTGTTAATCCTGAAGATGTTTCTAAGAATCTGAAGAAAATGGGAGCCAGTATTCCTGGCATTCGGCCAGGAGAAAAAACAAAAGAATATTTAGAAGGGGTATTGAATCGTCTTACCTTCTTGGGAGCAATCTTTTTAAGCTTTGTGGCCACGGTTCCCACGGTGGTAGAGGGAGCCACAGGGGTAACAACCTTCAGAGGGTTAGGGGCGACTTCTCTGCTCATTTTAGTGGGGGTTGCTATTGATACCGCTAAACAAATTCAAACCTATGTCATCTCTCAACGCTATGAGGGCATGATTAAACAGTAA
- a CDS encoding adenylate kinase, with protein MTKGKGLIFLGPPGSGKGTQAQLLSEQLQIPHISTGEMLREAIAQQTPLGHQAQSYVDKGELVPDELLLGLIKERLSQDDAQTGWILDGFPRNVPQAKFLEQLLDELPQFSEQAINLDVPDAVLIERLLLRGRKDDNEDTIRRRLEVYREQTQPVLDYYRQQERLYSVDGNRQPQEVTATLKEVVA; from the coding sequence ATGACGAAAGGGAAGGGATTAATTTTTTTAGGGCCACCTGGTTCGGGAAAGGGAACCCAAGCGCAACTGCTATCTGAACAATTACAGATTCCCCATATTTCAACGGGGGAAATGTTAAGAGAAGCGATCGCCCAACAAACTCCCCTCGGACATCAAGCCCAAAGTTATGTGGATAAAGGGGAACTGGTACCGGATGAGTTATTATTAGGCTTGATCAAGGAACGATTAAGTCAGGATGATGCTCAAACAGGTTGGATTTTAGATGGGTTTCCCCGTAATGTTCCCCAAGCCAAGTTTTTAGAGCAACTGCTTGATGAGTTGCCTCAATTTTCGGAACAGGCAATCAATTTAGATGTTCCAGATGCGGTGCTGATTGAACGCCTGTTGTTACGAGGGCGAAAGGATGATAACGAAGATACCATTCGTCGTCGTTTAGAAGTTTACCGAGAACAAACTCAACCTGTGCTTGATTATTATCGTCAACAGGAACGACTTTATTCTGTTGATGGTAATCGTCAGCCCCAAGAAGTGACTGCTACCTTAAAAGAAGTAGTTGCCTAG
- the infA gene encoding translation initiation factor IF-1 — protein sequence MAKQDLIEMEGTVTESLPNAMFRVDLDNGFNVLAHISGKIRRNYIKILPGDRVKVELTPYDLTKGRITYRLKGKK from the coding sequence GTGGCAAAACAAGATTTGATTGAAATGGAAGGAACGGTGACGGAATCTCTTCCTAACGCGATGTTTCGGGTGGATCTTGACAATGGGTTTAACGTTTTGGCCCATATTTCCGGTAAGATCCGCCGTAACTACATCAAAATTCTACCAGGCGATCGAGTAAAAGTCGAATTGACTCCTTACGATCTGACCAAAGGCAGAATTACCTATCGGCTGAAAGGTAAAAAGTAA
- the rpmJ gene encoding 50S ribosomal protein L36: MKVRASVKKMCEKCRVIRRRGRVMVLCSNPKHKQRQG; the protein is encoded by the coding sequence ATGAAAGTTAGAGCATCAGTCAAAAAAATGTGTGAAAAGTGTCGTGTTATTCGGCGGCGGGGGCGGGTAATGGTACTTTGTTCTAACCCGAAACACAAACAACGTCAAGGTTAG
- the rpsM gene encoding 30S ribosomal protein S13 codes for MARISGVDLPRDKRVEIGLTYLYGIGLSRSQEILAETGVNPDTRVRDLTDEDVATLRAYVETNYQIEGDLRRWEAMNIKRLVDIGTYRGRRHRQGLPVRGQRTRTNARTRRGRRVTVAGKKKAPAKK; via the coding sequence GTGGCGAGGATATCTGGCGTAGACCTGCCCAGAGATAAGCGTGTCGAAATCGGGCTAACTTATCTGTATGGTATTGGTTTATCACGATCTCAAGAAATTCTAGCAGAAACCGGAGTCAATCCTGACACCCGTGTCAGAGACTTAACGGATGAAGACGTAGCGACCTTACGGGCCTATGTCGAAACTAACTATCAAATCGAAGGAGATTTGAGACGTTGGGAAGCAATGAACATCAAGCGATTGGTAGACATTGGCACTTACCGAGGTCGTCGTCATCGTCAAGGGCTTCCTGTCAGGGGACAGCGAACTCGAACCAACGCAAGAACTCGTCGCGGTAGACGAGTAACCGTTGCCGGGAAGAAAAAAGCCCCAGCGAAGAAATAA
- the rpsK gene encoding 30S ribosomal protein S11 — protein sequence MARPTKKSGAKKQKKNVPNGVAHIQSTFNNTIVTISDGKGDVISWASAGSSGFKGAKKGTPFAAQTAADSAGRRAIDQGMRQIEVMVSGPGAGRETAIRALQGAGLEITLIRDVTPIPHNGCRPPKRRRV from the coding sequence ATGGCGCGACCAACCAAAAAAAGCGGCGCAAAGAAACAAAAGAAAAATGTTCCCAATGGCGTTGCTCACATCCAGTCAACTTTTAACAATACCATCGTCACCATTTCTGATGGTAAAGGCGATGTGATCTCTTGGGCTTCAGCAGGTTCAAGTGGATTTAAAGGGGCGAAAAAGGGAACCCCCTTTGCGGCACAAACGGCAGCAGATTCTGCGGGTCGTCGAGCAATTGACCAAGGAATGCGGCAAATCGAAGTAATGGTAAGTGGGCCAGGAGCCGGTCGGGAAACAGCCATCCGCGCCCTTCAAGGAGCCGGATTAGAAATTACCTTAATTCGAGATGTTACCCCAATTCCTCACAACGGTTGTCGTCCTCCGAAACGACGCCGAGTTTAG
- a CDS encoding DNA-directed RNA polymerase subunit alpha has protein sequence MAQFQIECIESKTQKNQSQYSKFVLEPLNRGQGTTVGNALRRVLLANLVGTAVTAVRIAGVNHEFATIPGVREDVLEIMLNMKEIVLKSYAEQPQIGRLVVTGPATVTAAQFDLPSEVEVIDPTQYVATLTEGAKLEMEFRVERGTGYEAIQRGKEESTSLDFLQIDAVFMPVTKVNYSVDNIRSEEGEAKDRLLLEIWTNGSFNPKEALSEAADIIVDLFNPLKDLNQLETSPPDYQDDDNPQSQIPIEELQLSVRAYNCLKRAQINTVADLLDYSQEDLLEIKNFGQKSAEEVIEALQKRLGITLPQEKAKA, from the coding sequence GTGGCGCAATTTCAGATTGAGTGTATAGAATCTAAGACTCAAAAAAATCAGAGTCAATATAGTAAATTTGTCCTAGAACCATTGAACAGGGGTCAAGGGACAACCGTTGGTAACGCGCTGAGACGGGTATTATTGGCTAATTTAGTCGGGACAGCCGTTACTGCCGTGCGGATTGCCGGAGTCAACCACGAATTCGCCACGATCCCTGGTGTGAGGGAGGATGTGTTAGAAATCATGCTCAACATGAAAGAAATCGTCCTCAAAAGTTACGCCGAGCAACCTCAGATTGGTCGTCTCGTGGTCACTGGGCCGGCTACCGTGACGGCGGCACAATTTGATCTACCTTCGGAAGTGGAAGTGATCGACCCCACTCAATACGTGGCCACTTTGACAGAAGGGGCTAAGCTTGAGATGGAGTTCCGAGTTGAAAGAGGAACAGGCTATGAGGCGATCCAACGAGGAAAAGAGGAAAGCACTTCCCTCGATTTCTTACAAATTGATGCAGTCTTTATGCCAGTGACGAAGGTCAATTACAGTGTTGACAACATCAGATCAGAAGAGGGGGAAGCCAAAGATCGCTTACTCTTAGAAATTTGGACAAATGGTAGCTTTAATCCGAAAGAAGCTCTTTCGGAAGCGGCGGACATCATCGTCGATCTGTTCAACCCCCTCAAAGATCTTAATCAGTTGGAAACAAGTCCCCCTGATTATCAAGATGATGACAATCCTCAAAGTCAGATTCCCATTGAAGAATTACAATTATCAGTGCGGGCTTATAACTGTTTGAAACGAGCGCAAATCAATACAGTTGCTGACTTATTAGATTATAGCCAAGAAGATCTTTTGGAAATCAAAAACTTTGGGCAAAAATCTGCTGAAGAAGTGATTGAAGCCTTACAAAAACGGTTAGGGATTACCCTACCCCAAGAAAAAGCTAAGGCTTAA
- the rplQ gene encoding 50S ribosomal protein L17 — MRHQCRVPLLGKPADQRKALLRSLATELIRHGQITTTKTRAKAVRSEVDRMITLAKDGSLAARRRALGYLYDKQLVHALFASAEERYGSRNGGYTRVVRTLRRRGDNAEMAIIELV, encoded by the coding sequence ATGCGCCATCAGTGTCGCGTCCCATTACTGGGAAAACCCGCTGACCAACGGAAAGCCTTATTGCGATCGCTCGCCACCGAGTTAATCCGTCATGGTCAGATTACCACCACTAAAACCCGTGCGAAGGCAGTGCGCTCAGAAGTGGATAGAATGATTACCTTAGCCAAAGATGGCTCCTTAGCCGCTAGACGACGAGCCTTGGGTTATCTCTATGACAAACAATTGGTTCATGCCTTGTTTGCTTCTGCCGAAGAACGGTATGGCAGTCGTAACGGAGGCTATACCCGTGTCGTTCGTACCCTGCGCCGTCGTGGGGACAATGCCGAAATGGCGATCATTGAACTGGTTTAA